One stretch of Streptomyces agglomeratus DNA includes these proteins:
- a CDS encoding ADP-ribosylglycohydrolase family protein: protein MNAKLVDLTTHTLAPAAHPLNVHATDRAAGVLLGAACGDALGVPYEFARRLGSDEQPAMIGGGLGPYKPGEYSDDTQMHVCIAAVASTGTDLTSPTALDQIARNFHLWRDGGASDIGNQTSGVLRAAKSHKTGTPAQAMRAEADAYTARTRFSAGNGSLMRTGVVALAYLDDVDGMVRAATMISSLTHSDPQCVEACILWCAGIRTAVLEGTFSGVRDGITLLPEDRQEIWHARLDEAEANPPHHWARNGYVVTALQAAWSAITRTPVPELAPERGSFPAQHFQLATEAAVRAGNDTDTVAAIAGTLLGARWGVSAIPLAWQQAVNGWPTMTAPDLVRLAVLTARKGMDDNDGWPSAPRVKIPGYAGKEYVAQHPDDPGVLLGNLPMTEFAGTPPVDAVVSLCRVGQGPIFSRTDVEHVRVWLVDKEGENPNLHYALDQAARQVLRLRKEGKRVFLHCVAGRSRTPAVAATYSTLLGTDPRTALTEVWAALGKHWTLLAHPQLHDAVYELAGQRPHRPQPRTRRRFFRKRG from the coding sequence GTGAATGCCAAGCTCGTTGACCTCACGACCCACACCCTGGCCCCGGCGGCCCATCCGCTCAACGTCCACGCCACCGACCGCGCAGCCGGCGTCCTTCTCGGCGCCGCGTGCGGTGATGCCCTCGGCGTTCCCTATGAGTTCGCCCGCCGACTGGGCTCCGATGAGCAGCCCGCCATGATTGGTGGCGGGCTGGGCCCTTACAAGCCCGGCGAGTACTCCGACGACACCCAGATGCACGTGTGCATCGCCGCCGTCGCATCCACCGGCACCGACCTCACCAGCCCGACCGCACTCGACCAGATCGCCCGCAACTTCCACCTCTGGCGCGACGGGGGCGCGAGCGACATCGGGAACCAGACCAGCGGCGTGCTCCGCGCCGCGAAGAGCCACAAGACGGGGACGCCCGCCCAGGCCATGAGGGCGGAAGCCGACGCGTACACCGCCCGCACCCGGTTCAGCGCGGGCAACGGCTCGCTGATGCGGACCGGCGTCGTCGCCCTCGCCTACCTGGACGACGTGGACGGAATGGTCCGGGCCGCCACCATGATCAGCTCCCTCACCCACAGCGACCCCCAGTGTGTCGAAGCGTGCATCCTGTGGTGCGCGGGCATCCGGACCGCCGTGCTGGAAGGCACCTTCAGCGGCGTCCGCGACGGCATCACACTGCTCCCCGAGGACCGGCAGGAGATCTGGCACGCGAGGCTGGATGAGGCCGAGGCGAACCCGCCGCACCACTGGGCCCGCAACGGGTACGTCGTCACCGCCCTTCAGGCCGCGTGGTCCGCAATCACCCGCACGCCCGTTCCCGAGCTGGCACCGGAGCGCGGATCGTTCCCCGCCCAGCACTTCCAGCTCGCCACCGAAGCGGCCGTCCGGGCGGGGAACGACACGGACACCGTGGCCGCAATCGCGGGCACCCTCCTGGGCGCGCGCTGGGGAGTCTCGGCCATCCCGCTCGCCTGGCAGCAGGCAGTGAACGGCTGGCCCACAATGACTGCCCCGGATCTCGTCCGCCTGGCCGTCCTGACCGCCCGCAAGGGCATGGACGACAACGACGGCTGGCCCTCGGCCCCGCGCGTCAAGATCCCCGGTTACGCCGGAAAGGAGTACGTCGCACAGCACCCCGACGACCCCGGAGTCCTGCTCGGCAACCTCCCCATGACCGAGTTCGCTGGCACACCGCCGGTCGACGCGGTCGTCTCCCTGTGCCGAGTCGGACAGGGGCCGATCTTCTCCCGGACCGACGTCGAACACGTCCGCGTATGGCTGGTCGACAAGGAGGGCGAGAACCCCAACCTTCACTACGCCCTCGACCAGGCGGCCCGCCAGGTTCTCCGGCTCCGCAAGGAAGGCAAGCGGGTCTTCCTCCACTGTGTCGCAGGCCGCTCCCGCACCCCCGCCGTGGCAGCGACGTACAGCACCCTCCTGGGAACGGACCCCCGCACCGCCCTGACGGAAGTCTGGGCGGCCCTGGGCAAGCACTGGACCCTCCTGGCGCACCCCCAGCTCCACGACGCCGTCTACGAGCTGGCCGGGCAGCGGCCGCACCGGCCGCAGCCCCGTACCCGCCGCCGCTTCTTCCGCAAGCGCGGCTGA
- a CDS encoding CHAT domain-containing protein: MSTHLPVHVVQDPSSGFRRLPHLAAVEPDLRVSFDILDGGRLQARMSGPALPSLRGGEHKAVLSASPVEVRSAAARLCRRWKQIFVDHQPKDAGGRPQSDRRRPYASAADLRHEPEAELVAILSQLARSGASVLFDVLFGGEDERVEIFRGYLAMMLAGEGLRIRFDSHDLHLPWTMLCLRPQHLADAPLSAGTSELDALFSLFLGHRHQIEHTGDAYQRLWLPMPEPGPVAVSLNHDTRIGLKTCAPAVAFTLGEGTRCEIRTTYNDLVRDLGKADFDEQLMYFWGHGGFEPNGSEAAQLVIRLSDEIPFDGHTVREVRSEHRRTGIFHPFVLLNACQAGHTAGDADRAFLGRVLVEHGAQGVLGPQIDMPQAFAAEYAREFVRRFLRGGPDDTAGRIAYDLSRHFTAEFRNPLGFAYALHCGMDARVRLPERTDQYA, from the coding sequence ATGTCGACTCACCTTCCTGTACATGTAGTTCAGGATCCCAGCAGCGGTTTCCGGCGCCTGCCGCACCTGGCGGCTGTCGAACCCGACCTTCGTGTCAGCTTCGACATCCTCGACGGGGGCCGTTTGCAGGCACGCATGTCTGGGCCTGCTCTGCCCAGCCTGCGCGGCGGCGAACACAAGGCCGTCTTGTCAGCGAGTCCTGTCGAAGTTCGCTCCGCAGCCGCCCGATTGTGCCGACGCTGGAAGCAGATCTTCGTTGACCACCAGCCCAAAGATGCTGGCGGCCGTCCGCAGTCCGACCGGCGGCGCCCATACGCTTCGGCCGCCGATCTGCGGCACGAACCTGAAGCCGAGTTGGTGGCCATCCTGTCCCAACTCGCCCGAAGCGGCGCCTCCGTCCTCTTCGATGTGTTGTTCGGTGGGGAAGACGAGCGTGTAGAGATCTTCCGCGGCTATCTCGCGATGATGCTGGCGGGCGAAGGCCTACGGATTCGCTTCGACTCCCACGATCTCCACCTGCCGTGGACCATGTTGTGCCTCAGGCCCCAGCACCTTGCCGACGCTCCGCTATCTGCCGGAACAAGCGAACTTGATGCGCTGTTCTCCCTATTCCTTGGGCACCGCCACCAGATCGAGCACACCGGTGACGCCTACCAGAGGCTGTGGCTGCCCATGCCCGAACCGGGACCCGTGGCCGTGAGTCTTAACCACGACACGAGGATTGGCCTCAAGACCTGCGCCCCCGCTGTCGCCTTTACCCTCGGCGAGGGAACCCGCTGCGAAATCCGTACCACGTACAACGACCTCGTGCGCGACCTTGGGAAAGCCGACTTCGACGAGCAGCTGATGTACTTCTGGGGTCACGGAGGCTTCGAGCCCAACGGCTCGGAGGCCGCTCAACTCGTCATCCGGCTCTCCGACGAGATCCCATTCGATGGCCACACGGTGCGTGAGGTCCGCTCCGAACATCGGCGCACCGGTATCTTTCACCCGTTCGTACTGCTCAACGCCTGCCAGGCTGGCCACACCGCGGGCGACGCCGACCGCGCGTTTCTCGGCCGGGTGCTGGTTGAGCATGGCGCGCAGGGTGTACTTGGCCCGCAGATCGACATGCCGCAGGCATTCGCTGCTGAGTACGCACGGGAGTTCGTGCGTCGATTCTTGCGCGGCGGCCCGGACGACACGGCAGGCCGCATCGCCTACGACCTGTCCCGCCATTTCACGGCCGAGTTCCGCAACCCTCTCGGATTTGCGTATGCCCTGCACTGCGGCATGGACGCCCGGGTGCGTTTGCCTGAGAGAACGGACCAGTACGCATGA